Proteins from one Brevibacillus humidisoli genomic window:
- the rpmB gene encoding 50S ribosomal protein L28, which produces MARRCYVTGKSAKAGNARSHSMRASRRKWGVNVQKVRILVDGKPKRVYVSTKALKSGLVTRV; this is translated from the coding sequence ATGGCACGCAGATGTTATGTTACTGGCAAGTCCGCGAAAGCTGGCAACGCACGCTCTCACTCCATGCGCGCTTCTCGCCGCAAATGGGGTGTTAATGTACAAAAAGTGCGCATTCTCGTTGACGGTAAACCGAAACGTGTATATGTAAGCACAAAAGCGCTGAAGTCCGGTTTGGTGACTCGCGTATAA
- a CDS encoding Asp23/Gls24 family envelope stress response protein, with protein sequence MAVEISTPLGKIDVTEEVIARIAGGAAMEVFGLVGMASRKAFKDGIAELLRLENLSKGIVVRSEGDEVSLDMHIIVSYGTKISEVAGNVQRRVRYTLEQTVGIEATTINIFVQGVRTDRDT encoded by the coding sequence ATGGCAGTGGAAATCAGTACTCCTCTGGGTAAGATTGATGTCACGGAAGAAGTAATCGCACGAATCGCCGGAGGTGCGGCGATGGAAGTGTTTGGACTAGTTGGTATGGCATCGCGCAAAGCGTTCAAGGATGGCATCGCCGAATTGCTGCGGCTGGAAAACCTGAGCAAGGGGATTGTCGTTCGCAGTGAAGGTGACGAAGTCAGCCTGGACATGCATATCATTGTCAGCTATGGAACGAAGATCTCTGAAGTGGCTGGCAACGTGCAGCGGCGCGTTCGCTATACATTGGAACAAACCGTTGGTATCGAGGCTACCACGATCAATATCTTTGTGCAGGGAGTCCGTACAGATAGGGACACGTAA
- a CDS encoding DAK2 domain-containing protein → MVYQGAGQLKHHVHTVDSLNVFPVPDGDTGTNMNLTISSGVDELARKEREEIGEAASAFARGLLMGARGNSGVILSQLFRGFYKAVSGKREINARQFADALKAGVDTAYQAVMKPVEGTILTVAREAAEMAVRTARITDDVTKVMEQTYEQAQETLARTPDMLPILKEVGVVDSGGQGLVFIYEGFLRTLKGETAPTWEKQPSPPAIAGEMEQIVAEQHRAQAHLKTEDITFGYCTEFMVWLTRSTEANKKPFVESLFRTKLDGMGDSLLVVTDDEVVKVHIHAENPGEVLNYAQQFGSLHRIKIDNMREQHAAIVQDDANQTEKQKTATQVEDEAVSAPTAGVSQEAQELQPYGIVAVAAGGGIAEIFRSLGVHVVVEGGQTMNPSTEDLLKAISECNAEQVILLPNNSNIVMAAQQAAVLSEVPAGVVPTKSVPQGMAALVAFNGGADLESNVEAMTEAGKQVKTGLVTHAVRDTQMGDVQIKEGDYIGIADGTIVTAESDMMRSAEQLLEQLVDEVTEIVTILFGEDVTEEQANTLQQTLADAHPDVEVEVLPGGQPLYPFIISVE, encoded by the coding sequence ATGGTCTACCAGGGCGCCGGCCAGCTGAAACATCATGTACATACCGTTGACTCGCTCAACGTATTCCCCGTGCCGGATGGCGACACGGGCACCAACATGAATCTCACCATTAGTTCTGGTGTGGACGAGCTTGCCCGCAAAGAGCGGGAGGAGATTGGCGAAGCCGCCTCTGCGTTTGCCAGGGGGCTGCTGATGGGAGCGCGAGGCAATTCCGGGGTGATTCTCTCCCAATTGTTTCGCGGCTTCTACAAAGCGGTCAGCGGCAAGCGTGAGATTAACGCCCGACAATTTGCCGATGCGTTGAAAGCAGGTGTCGACACGGCGTATCAAGCAGTTATGAAACCGGTTGAGGGAACCATTTTGACGGTTGCGCGGGAAGCGGCGGAGATGGCGGTCCGCACCGCTCGCATAACGGACGACGTGACCAAGGTGATGGAACAGACGTATGAACAGGCACAGGAAACCCTCGCACGCACACCTGACATGCTGCCTATTTTAAAAGAAGTCGGTGTGGTCGATTCCGGAGGCCAAGGCCTTGTTTTTATTTATGAAGGATTTCTCCGTACATTAAAAGGAGAGACAGCCCCGACGTGGGAAAAGCAGCCCAGTCCGCCTGCCATCGCAGGCGAGATGGAGCAGATCGTCGCTGAACAGCATCGTGCCCAGGCTCATCTGAAGACGGAGGATATCACCTTTGGCTACTGCACCGAGTTTATGGTTTGGTTGACCCGCAGCACGGAAGCGAACAAGAAACCGTTCGTAGAGTCGCTGTTCCGCACCAAACTGGATGGAATGGGCGACTCCCTCTTGGTAGTGACGGACGATGAAGTGGTCAAAGTGCACATCCACGCCGAAAATCCAGGTGAGGTGTTGAATTACGCCCAGCAGTTTGGCAGTCTGCATCGGATCAAAATCGACAACATGCGCGAGCAGCATGCCGCCATCGTTCAAGACGATGCCAATCAGACGGAAAAGCAAAAAACGGCAACCCAGGTAGAAGATGAAGCCGTTTCTGCGCCAACTGCCGGAGTGTCACAAGAGGCGCAGGAGTTGCAGCCATACGGCATTGTCGCCGTAGCCGCCGGGGGCGGGATTGCCGAGATTTTCCGGAGCCTTGGGGTGCACGTCGTGGTGGAAGGCGGACAAACGATGAACCCCAGTACGGAAGATTTGTTGAAAGCGATTTCGGAATGCAACGCCGAGCAAGTAATCCTTTTGCCCAATAACAGCAACATTGTGATGGCTGCTCAGCAAGCGGCGGTGCTTTCAGAAGTTCCCGCAGGTGTCGTCCCGACAAAAAGCGTCCCGCAGGGGATGGCGGCACTGGTCGCCTTTAACGGTGGAGCCGATCTGGAGAGCAACGTAGAGGCGATGACCGAAGCTGGCAAACAAGTGAAGACAGGTCTGGTGACACATGCGGTGCGCGACACCCAAATGGGCGATGTACAGATCAAGGAAGGCGACTACATCGGCATCGCTGACGGAACGATTGTCACCGCGGAGTCTGATATGATGAGAAGTGCCGAGCAGCTGCTGGAACAGCTTGTCGACGAGGTGACAGAGATCGTGACGATCTTGTTCGGTGAGGATGTTACGGAAGAACAGGCCAACACACTGCAACAGACGTTGGCAGATGCTCACCCCGATGTGGAAGTGGAAGTACTGCCCGGCGGACAACCTCTCTATCCGTTCATCATCTCAGTCGAATAA
- a CDS encoding DegV family protein: protein MKPIVILTDSAADIDASMRQSLDIEMVPLKVLFGSESFLDSVTIQAGDFYKRLKQSEVMPTTSQPSPAEFADTYQKIAAKHGSEVQIIGIFLSAALSGTYQSAVIGKSMLDDPIDITLIDSKKASFVHGLVVVEAARAVREGKSKQQVLDLIERLLHDIQVYFMVDTLEYLQKGGRIGKASALLGSLLNIKPILTLDPTGVVTPFERVRGSKKAIARIKEELRAYAQDQPVKVAVVHADSRTVAEDLLEQIKGELPVTESFVAEIGPVIGTHAGPGTIGCLIVKDR, encoded by the coding sequence ATGAAGCCTATCGTAATCTTGACAGACAGTGCGGCCGACATTGATGCCTCCATGCGTCAGTCGCTTGATATCGAAATGGTGCCGCTCAAGGTGTTGTTTGGTTCCGAAAGTTTTTTGGACAGTGTAACCATCCAGGCGGGGGACTTTTACAAGCGATTGAAGCAGTCTGAGGTGATGCCGACCACGTCGCAGCCATCACCGGCTGAATTCGCCGATACATACCAAAAGATTGCAGCGAAACACGGTTCCGAAGTGCAGATTATTGGCATCTTTTTATCTGCTGCGCTGTCCGGTACCTACCAATCAGCGGTCATCGGCAAATCGATGTTGGATGATCCGATTGACATTACGCTGATTGATTCCAAGAAGGCATCGTTCGTTCACGGGCTTGTTGTGGTGGAAGCGGCCCGGGCTGTCCGGGAGGGGAAAAGCAAGCAGCAGGTGCTTGACCTGATCGAACGGCTGCTGCATGACATCCAGGTGTACTTCATGGTGGATACCCTGGAATACTTGCAAAAAGGGGGACGGATTGGCAAAGCTTCGGCGCTGCTGGGCTCCTTGTTGAATATCAAGCCGATCCTCACGCTGGATCCGACTGGTGTCGTGACGCCGTTTGAACGTGTTCGGGGAAGCAAAAAGGCCATCGCCCGCATCAAGGAGGAGTTAAGGGCGTACGCGCAGGATCAACCGGTCAAAGTAGCAGTTGTTCATGCCGATTCGCGGACGGTTGCAGAAGATTTGCTGGAGCAGATCAAAGGTGAGCTTCCAGTCACGGAATCGTTTGTCGCGGAGATCGGCCCTGTAATCGGGACGCACGCCGGACCTGGCACCATTGGCTGCCTGATCGTGAAAGACCGGTAG
- the sdaAB gene encoding L-serine ammonia-lyase, iron-sulfur-dependent subunit beta → MKYKSVFDIIGPVMVGPSSSHTAGAARIGRVARTVFGREPKRAVITFYGSFAKTYKGHGSDVATVAGILDFDTYDLRMKDSFEIAKERGIEVILRTSDEMTDHPNTSRIQLSDDQGSLEVAGVSIGGGKIEITEINGFPLKLSGNAHTLMVLHEDRYGMIAAVSNILTKYEINIGHMEVSRRDRGDEALMVIEVDSEVGEGAVEEIEQIPHIRGVSVLLPT, encoded by the coding sequence ATGAAGTACAAGAGTGTATTTGACATTATCGGACCGGTCATGGTTGGACCGTCCAGTTCGCATACAGCAGGGGCAGCGCGGATCGGCCGGGTTGCCAGGACCGTATTTGGCAGGGAGCCGAAGAGGGCCGTCATTACCTTTTACGGTTCGTTTGCCAAGACGTACAAGGGGCATGGTTCCGATGTGGCAACTGTTGCCGGTATTCTCGACTTTGATACGTACGACCTGCGGATGAAGGATTCCTTTGAGATTGCCAAGGAACGCGGGATTGAAGTAATATTGCGCACATCTGACGAGATGACGGATCACCCCAACACCTCGCGGATTCAACTAAGCGATGATCAGGGCAGCCTGGAAGTTGCGGGTGTTTCCATCGGCGGGGGTAAGATAGAGATAACCGAGATCAATGGGTTTCCACTCAAGTTGTCGGGCAATGCCCATACCTTGATGGTGCTGCACGAAGATCGTTATGGGATGATTGCCGCCGTCTCCAATATCCTGACCAAGTACGAGATCAACATCGGGCACATGGAAGTGTCGCGCCGTGACCGCGGCGACGAGGCGCTGATGGTGATCGAAGTGGATTCGGAGGTTGGTGAGGGGGCAGTCGAAGAGATTGAGCAGATCCCCCACATCCGGGGTGTATCCGTACTGCTGCCAACCTAG
- the sdaAA gene encoding L-serine ammonia-lyase, iron-sulfur-dependent, subunit alpha, translating to MFRNVAELVELAESQGKPISHVMIEAEMKVSQRTREEIMNQMYNNLDVMEKAVQRGLTEDIRSHSGLTGGDAKRLQTYMQEKPYLSGETLLNAVSMSTAVNEVNAAMGTIVATPTAGACGIVPGTLFAVSKKLNPTREEMVNFLFTAGAIGYCIANNAFISGAAGGCQAEVGSATAMAAAAIVEMAGGTPEQSAQAVAIALKNMLGLVCDPVAGLVEVPCVKRNAMGAAIATVAADMALAGIKSVIPTDEVILAMYRIGCTMPTALKETAQGGLAATQTGRQIEAKIFGVPLNQ from the coding sequence ATGTTTCGCAATGTGGCAGAACTGGTCGAACTGGCTGAGTCACAGGGAAAGCCGATTTCGCACGTGATGATAGAAGCCGAGATGAAAGTGTCCCAGCGCACACGAGAAGAGATCATGAATCAGATGTACAACAACCTGGATGTGATGGAAAAAGCGGTCCAGCGCGGTTTGACGGAAGATATCCGCTCACACAGCGGGCTGACCGGCGGAGATGCCAAACGGCTGCAAACCTATATGCAGGAAAAGCCCTATCTCTCCGGTGAGACGCTGCTGAACGCTGTCAGTATGTCTACTGCCGTCAATGAGGTAAACGCGGCGATGGGCACGATCGTCGCTACGCCAACGGCTGGAGCATGCGGCATTGTGCCAGGTACGCTGTTTGCTGTGTCAAAAAAGCTGAATCCCACCCGGGAAGAGATGGTAAACTTCCTGTTCACAGCGGGAGCGATCGGCTACTGTATTGCCAACAACGCATTTATCTCCGGGGCAGCGGGCGGCTGTCAGGCGGAGGTTGGGTCAGCCACAGCGATGGCGGCGGCAGCGATTGTGGAGATGGCTGGAGGAACCCCAGAGCAGTCGGCGCAGGCTGTGGCGATTGCTTTGAAAAATATGCTTGGTCTGGTGTGCGACCCCGTTGCCGGACTGGTAGAAGTGCCGTGTGTCAAGCGGAATGCGATGGGGGCGGCGATTGCCACCGTTGCGGCCGATATGGCTCTGGCCGGGATTAAAAGTGTTATCCCGACGGACGAAGTGATTCTGGCGATGTATCGCATTGGCTGTACGATGCCGACTGCACTCAAAGAGACGGCACAAGGCGGTCTGGCCGCGACACAGACTGGTCGCCAGATCGAGGCCAAAATCTTTGGAGTGCCGTTAAATCAGTAA
- the recG gene encoding ATP-dependent DNA helicase RecG: protein MNEVLASSVTCLYGVGEERANDLKALGIETIQDLLEYFPVRYEDYRIRDLSEVKDGERVTLVATVYSEPSVRFYGKKKSRLTVRLVIDRVAVTGVWFNQPFVKKHLSPGKQVVVTGKWDKHKLQIIVSELMDADSPRARKRSDLAAVYPLSGSVSLAFLRKLIDQALTQYGDHVTETLPSELVERYRLMPRAQAIRAIHAPGDLEEGRQARRRIMFEELFLFQLKIQAYRRITRQQTEGVAQQIPMEEVRSFIRSLPFSLTGAQKRVIKEILDDMQANYAMNRLLQGDVGSGKTVVAAIALLASVKAGFQGALMVPTEILAEQHLQSLRSLLEPCGIQVALLSGSLTAKQRRDVIDGLQMGLIDVAVGTHALIQEDVYFRRLGLVITDEQHRFGVEQRRILRSKGFSPDVLFMTATPIPRTLAITAFGDMDVSTIDELPAGRKPVETSWAKHEQFHLVLEQMRRELDRGRQAYVICPLIEESDKLDVQNAIDVHAQLTTYFRQYRVGLMHGRLPAKEKDDVMQRFASGELQVLVSTTVVEVGVNVPNATYMVVYDAERFGLAQLHQLRGRVGRGADQSYCVLIADPKTEVGRERMRVMCETNDGFELSQRDLELRGPGDFFGTKQSGLPEFKVADLTTDYKALEVARQEAASLVASDHFWRGPEFEALRNLLRREGILEGTVLD from the coding sequence ATGAACGAAGTGTTGGCGTCGTCCGTAACTTGCCTGTACGGGGTGGGCGAGGAGCGGGCGAATGATCTGAAAGCATTAGGTATCGAGACGATCCAGGATTTGCTGGAGTATTTTCCGGTCCGTTACGAAGATTACCGGATACGCGACCTAAGCGAAGTGAAGGACGGGGAGAGGGTTACGCTTGTGGCGACGGTCTACAGTGAGCCCTCCGTTCGTTTCTACGGCAAAAAAAAATCCCGGTTGACGGTCCGTCTGGTGATCGACCGGGTCGCGGTGACAGGTGTCTGGTTTAACCAGCCTTTTGTAAAAAAACATCTCTCTCCTGGAAAGCAGGTTGTCGTGACCGGAAAATGGGACAAGCACAAACTGCAGATCATCGTATCAGAATTAATGGATGCCGATTCACCACGTGCCCGCAAGCGATCCGACCTGGCCGCTGTATACCCGCTGTCTGGGAGTGTCTCGCTTGCTTTTCTGCGCAAGCTGATCGACCAGGCACTGACTCAATATGGTGATCACGTCACCGAGACCCTGCCGTCAGAACTGGTGGAGCGCTACCGGCTGATGCCGCGTGCACAGGCAATCCGTGCCATCCACGCGCCCGGCGATCTGGAGGAGGGGCGACAGGCAAGAAGGCGGATCATGTTTGAGGAACTTTTTTTGTTCCAGCTCAAAATCCAGGCGTATCGTCGGATCACCCGCCAGCAGACGGAGGGAGTGGCTCAGCAGATTCCGATGGAAGAGGTGCGCAGCTTTATCCGCTCTCTGCCGTTTTCGCTGACCGGGGCGCAAAAACGGGTCATCAAGGAGATTCTCGACGACATGCAAGCCAACTATGCGATGAACCGGCTGCTGCAGGGAGATGTAGGGTCCGGCAAAACGGTAGTGGCGGCCATCGCCTTGTTGGCAAGTGTTAAAGCAGGATTTCAAGGTGCGTTAATGGTGCCGACGGAGATACTGGCCGAACAGCACCTGCAGTCCCTCCGTTCTCTGCTGGAACCGTGCGGCATACAGGTTGCCCTGCTGAGCGGTTCGCTGACAGCCAAGCAGCGGCGTGACGTGATCGATGGGCTGCAAATGGGACTGATTGACGTGGCAGTCGGGACCCATGCGTTGATTCAAGAGGATGTCTATTTTCGCCGCTTGGGGCTGGTGATCACCGATGAGCAGCACCGCTTCGGTGTAGAGCAGCGGCGGATTTTACGCAGCAAGGGGTTTTCCCCCGACGTACTGTTTATGACGGCGACACCGATTCCCCGCACACTAGCGATTACCGCTTTTGGCGACATGGATGTCTCGACGATTGACGAACTCCCTGCAGGACGCAAACCAGTGGAGACAAGCTGGGCCAAGCATGAGCAGTTCCACCTAGTCTTGGAACAGATGCGGCGTGAACTGGATAGAGGCCGTCAGGCTTATGTGATCTGTCCCTTGATCGAAGAGTCCGACAAGTTGGACGTACAAAACGCGATAGACGTCCACGCACAGCTGACAACCTACTTCCGCCAGTACCGCGTTGGACTGATGCATGGGCGATTGCCTGCCAAAGAGAAGGACGATGTGATGCAGCGATTTGCTTCTGGGGAGCTTCAGGTGCTGGTTTCCACAACCGTTGTTGAGGTAGGCGTCAATGTCCCCAACGCTACGTATATGGTCGTCTACGATGCCGAGCGGTTCGGCCTGGCCCAACTGCACCAACTGCGGGGACGGGTTGGGCGGGGGGCAGACCAGTCGTACTGCGTACTGATTGCCGATCCGAAAACAGAAGTAGGTCGCGAACGGATGCGGGTGATGTGTGAGACCAATGACGGTTTTGAGCTGTCACAGCGCGATCTGGAGCTGCGCGGACCGGGTGACTTCTTTGGCACCAAGCAGAGCGGCCTGCCGGAGTTTAAAGTAGCTGACCTGACCACCGATTACAAGGCGTTGGAAGTAGCCCGGCAGGAAGCGGCATCATTGGTCGCAAGCGATCACTTTTGGCGAGGTCCAGAATTTGAGGCGCTGCGCAATCTGTTGAGACGAGAGGGGATTCTGGAGGGGACGGTGCTGGATTAA
- a CDS encoding DUF2848 domain-containing protein: MQLFTWDATIRWSPQRLVIAGYTAKDQAAVKQHIDELRELGVPAPRRVPMIYDVSPELLQTAEEITVVRNDSSGEAEAVLLDVDGRWYIGLGSDHTDRVLEAVSIQKSKQACGKPIAKEVWLLDSISDRWDEIEMRSWVTVDGEERLYQSGKLGAFLNPDELLAIVRERGYAAPGIALFCGTLPLVEGQFQFGESFRAELLDERNNRSIQLSYQIKHLKDAEQD; encoded by the coding sequence ATGCAGCTTTTTACTTGGGATGCGACAATCCGCTGGTCTCCACAAAGGCTCGTTATCGCTGGCTATACGGCAAAAGACCAAGCGGCGGTGAAGCAGCACATTGATGAGTTGCGAGAACTAGGCGTGCCTGCTCCCAGGCGGGTTCCGATGATCTACGACGTATCGCCTGAACTGCTGCAAACCGCAGAGGAGATTACGGTTGTTCGAAACGACAGCAGCGGCGAGGCAGAAGCTGTTCTGTTGGACGTTGATGGCAGATGGTACATAGGTCTTGGCAGTGACCATACCGATCGGGTTCTAGAGGCGGTCTCGATCCAAAAATCGAAGCAGGCCTGCGGCAAGCCGATTGCCAAAGAAGTGTGGCTGCTTGATTCGATCAGTGATCGTTGGGACGAGATAGAGATGCGAAGTTGGGTAACAGTGGACGGCGAGGAACGGTTGTATCAATCCGGAAAGCTAGGGGCCTTCCTCAACCCGGATGAGCTGCTCGCAATCGTCCGGGAGCGAGGTTATGCAGCTCCGGGCATCGCTCTATTCTGTGGTACGCTGCCGCTGGTAGAGGGACAGTTCCAGTTCGGCGAATCCTTCCGTGCTGAACTGCTTGACGAGCGGAACAATCGCTCCATCCAGCTTTCTTATCAGATCAAACACTTAAAAGATGCGGAGCAAGATTAG
- a CDS encoding TAXI family TRAP transporter solute-binding subunit: MKQNITYRWMVWASLLLCFVWIAAGCGSPASDAGGSPSTGQPADNGGPIHLKVASNNTQTSWYMFTAALAEVLKNNGSNINLEVLPFAGGIGNIELVAQKEADFAVSFNIANKWASDGVVAYDKKYPDIRALVGGINQYYVGIIARTDFLKEHGIDSIADIKEKKIPVRIITNPVGSLAEYNTRMVLDAYGLDYDTVKSFGGSVELTSNDVIKTAFQNGTADLHVLAMSKAHPVITEIALQTDIAVMGIEDEVREWFKQYGYKNIGFPGGQFKGQEQEVDTVGFVVSYITHKDMDEELVYQLTKAVNENKEALVNGHKSVNDFDPQEAANPELLGVPLHPGAERYYREAGILKE; the protein is encoded by the coding sequence ATGAAACAGAACATCACTTACCGCTGGATGGTATGGGCGTCACTTCTCCTTTGCTTTGTATGGATAGCGGCTGGTTGCGGCAGCCCAGCTTCCGATGCCGGGGGCTCGCCTTCGACCGGACAACCCGCTGACAATGGTGGACCGATCCACCTAAAAGTGGCGTCCAATAACACACAAACCTCCTGGTACATGTTTACCGCAGCGTTGGCTGAAGTGCTGAAAAACAATGGTTCCAATATCAACTTGGAAGTTCTGCCATTTGCTGGTGGTATCGGGAACATTGAATTGGTGGCGCAAAAAGAAGCCGATTTTGCGGTCAGCTTTAACATTGCCAACAAGTGGGCAAGCGATGGTGTGGTCGCATACGACAAGAAGTATCCTGACATCCGCGCATTGGTTGGTGGGATCAACCAGTATTACGTTGGCATTATCGCCAGGACCGACTTTTTAAAGGAACATGGAATCGACTCGATCGCAGACATCAAAGAAAAGAAGATCCCTGTGCGTATCATCACCAATCCAGTCGGTTCGCTGGCGGAGTACAACACCAGAATGGTTCTGGATGCATACGGATTGGACTACGACACCGTCAAGAGTTTTGGCGGTTCTGTCGAACTCACCTCCAACGATGTGATCAAAACGGCATTCCAAAACGGAACGGCCGACCTGCACGTGCTGGCGATGAGCAAGGCACATCCGGTGATTACGGAGATCGCCTTGCAGACAGACATTGCGGTGATGGGAATTGAGGATGAGGTCCGCGAGTGGTTTAAACAGTACGGCTATAAGAACATCGGATTCCCCGGCGGGCAGTTTAAAGGGCAGGAACAGGAAGTCGATACGGTCGGCTTTGTCGTAAGCTACATCACGCATAAAGATATGGACGAAGAACTGGTCTATCAGCTCACGAAAGCGGTGAACGAGAACAAGGAGGCGCTGGTGAACGGGCATAAATCAGTAAACGATTTTGATCCGCAGGAAGCGGCCAACCCGGAGTTGCTCGGCGTCCCGCTGCACCCTGGCGCAGAGCGTTACTACCGTGAAGCAGGCATCCTGAAAGAATGA
- a CDS encoding TRAP transporter permease: MARKYLRWVPLVAIIWALFQLYLAAVGPLTAQLQRSIHVAFALALTFLLVRRGENAKNGLVRQLDYLFALVSIASGLYIYFEADRLVSRIQFVSELTAMDYAVCISITLLILEASRRTVGKAMTILAVFFLFYAFAGAYFPGPLAHTGISLKRMVEIMYFSLEGILGVPIGVSVDYVFYFVLFAAFLDRSGGGKLFIDLAFKMTKRSKGGPAKAAILGSGGMGTISGSAIGNVVSTGVFTIPLMKRAGYTPTFAASIEALASTGGQILPPIMGAAAFIMADTVGIPYVDVALAALIPAVLYFVSLYVMVHLEAGKKNLQASPDNTSDKAAEQTKEKLLGRLHLLLPLAILIILIFSGKTLQLSAFWSIVTIVAVSFLRKATRMSVTDILDALVDGAKQAIQVAIPCAVAGIVVGVIIHSGLGLKFSSMIVNYSFGIPLLSVLLVCLGCIILGMGMPTTSAYIMGAVLLAPSLQSLGFEPIASHLFILYLACLSMVTPPVALAAYSAASIAQCDANRTGYLAFFLCIPGFLIPLSFVFNPALVLVGDPLEIIWMTIKTLLGLIAMSGAIIGFLLVKVEMLQRVLLAATGLAMIVRGQITDIIGILLFIVLLAFLWKEKKKGERIAVESL, encoded by the coding sequence ATGGCTAGAAAATACTTGCGATGGGTACCGCTGGTTGCGATCATATGGGCTTTATTCCAATTGTACCTTGCAGCGGTCGGTCCCTTGACAGCCCAGCTGCAACGCTCCATTCACGTCGCCTTCGCACTTGCTCTAACATTTCTGCTAGTGCGGCGAGGAGAGAATGCGAAAAACGGGTTGGTTCGACAACTCGACTATCTGTTTGCCTTGGTTTCTATAGCATCTGGCCTATACATCTACTTTGAAGCGGACAGACTTGTCTCCCGCATTCAGTTCGTCAGCGAACTAACGGCGATGGACTATGCCGTCTGCATTTCGATCACGCTGCTGATCCTAGAAGCATCCCGGCGTACAGTGGGAAAAGCGATGACCATTTTAGCGGTATTTTTTCTCTTTTACGCGTTTGCAGGGGCGTATTTCCCCGGACCATTAGCGCATACGGGTATTTCCCTCAAGCGGATGGTTGAGATCATGTATTTCTCGTTAGAAGGAATCCTGGGCGTTCCGATCGGTGTGTCGGTTGATTACGTCTTTTACTTCGTCTTGTTTGCCGCGTTTCTGGACCGATCGGGCGGGGGGAAACTGTTCATCGATCTTGCCTTCAAAATGACGAAACGGTCGAAAGGAGGGCCTGCCAAAGCGGCGATTCTCGGCAGCGGCGGTATGGGCACGATCAGCGGCAGTGCGATCGGCAACGTCGTCAGTACAGGGGTATTCACGATTCCTCTGATGAAGCGGGCTGGCTACACACCAACCTTTGCGGCATCCATTGAAGCGCTTGCCTCCACAGGGGGACAAATCCTGCCGCCGATTATGGGGGCGGCCGCCTTCATCATGGCCGATACGGTTGGCATCCCGTATGTGGATGTTGCTCTGGCGGCGCTTATCCCTGCCGTCCTGTACTTTGTGTCGCTTTACGTGATGGTACATCTGGAAGCAGGCAAAAAAAATCTGCAAGCTAGTCCGGACAACACAAGCGATAAAGCGGCTGAGCAGACAAAGGAAAAGCTGCTAGGCCGCCTTCATTTGCTGCTGCCGTTGGCTATCCTGATCATCCTGATTTTCTCCGGAAAAACCCTGCAGTTGTCAGCCTTCTGGTCGATCGTGACGATCGTGGCGGTCAGTTTTTTGAGAAAGGCGACACGGATGAGTGTGACAGACATTTTGGACGCACTGGTCGATGGCGCTAAACAGGCGATCCAGGTAGCTATCCCGTGTGCCGTGGCTGGCATCGTCGTGGGTGTGATCATTCATTCCGGACTGGGCTTGAAGTTCAGCAGCATGATTGTGAACTACTCGTTCGGCATACCGCTGCTTTCCGTTCTGCTGGTTTGTCTGGGATGCATCATACTTGGCATGGGGATGCCAACCACCTCTGCCTATATCATGGGCGCGGTCTTGCTCGCTCCTTCCCTGCAAAGTCTCGGGTTTGAGCCCATCGCAAGCCACCTGTTCATCCTGTATCTCGCGTGCTTGTCGATGGTGACGCCTCCTGTTGCGTTGGCAGCCTACAGCGCGGCAAGCATCGCCCAATGTGATGCCAATCGCACCGGTTACCTCGCCTTTTTCTTGTGCATACCCGGATTTTTGATTCCGCTCTCTTTTGTGTTCAATCCAGCCCTGGTTCTGGTGGGAGATCCACTGGAGATCATCTGGATGACAATCAAGACACTGTTGGGTCTTATCGCCATGTCCGGCGCAATCATCGGCTTCTTATTGGTTAAGGTCGAGATGCTGCAGCGAGTACTGTTGGCGGCGACAGGGCTGGCCATGATCGTGCGCGGCCAGATAACCGATATCATCGGGATTCTGCTCTTTATCGTCCTGCTTGCTTTCCTATGGAAAGAGAAGAAAAAGGGAGAGCGGATTGCCGTTGAGTCTTTATAG